The Caretta caretta isolate rCarCar2 chromosome 10, rCarCar1.hap1, whole genome shotgun sequence genome has a window encoding:
- the LOC125643584 gene encoding myeloid-associated differentiation marker, whose translation MPVVELNFRSLIIPVGIVRFFEIFLSCTAFSLAAASGHFQGTYGTWCMFTWCFCFLVSMLIVVLELFGFSEKLLLSWDDFTSAFAMLAVLMIFTSSIIYPSTFITDICSDNKCAYQAATTAMSCVCFIAYTIEVGLTRARPGDRSSFLTTVPGLLKVFEAYVACLIFSLVSEPKTYKTEPGQLWCIAVYSICFIVTLFIIILTIGRCLTYIPFPLEKVLVGYNALAVLLYLTAAIIWPVFNFRGNPRPSSGDSLHFWNRRLGVTFLTFFNLIAYIVDLVYSSKMVFVTSTA comes from the coding sequence ATGCCAGTCGTCGAGCTGAATTTTCGCTCCTTGATCATCCCTGTGGGGATTGTCCGGTTCTTTGAGATCTTCCTGTCCTGCACGGCCTTCAGTCTGGCGGCTGCTTCCGGCCACTTCCAAGGAACCTATGGGACCTGGTGCATGTTCACCTGGTGCTTCTGCTTCTTGGTGTCCATGCTGATCGTGGTGCTGGAGCTGTTTGGCTTTTCTGAGAAGCTGCTGCTGTCCTGGGATGACTTCACCAGCGCCTTCGCCATGCTGGCGGTGCTCATGATCTTCACCTCTTCCATCATATACCCTTCCACCTTCATCACCGACATTTGCTCTGACAACAAATGTGCTTATCAGGCAGCAACTACAGCCATGTCCTGCGTCTGTTTCATTGCCTACACCATCGAGGTTGGACTGACCCGAGCCAGGCCTGGAGACAGGAGCAGCTTCCTCACCACTGTCCCTGGCCTCCTGAAGGTGTTTGAAGCCTACGTGGCTTGTCTTATCTTCTCCTTGGTGAGTGAACCCAAGACATATAAAACCGAACCCGGCCAGCTATGGTGCATAGCTGTCTACAGCATCTGCTTCATTGTCACGCTGTTCATCATCATCCTCACCATCGGCCGGTGTCTCACCTACATTCCCTTCCCTTTGGAGAAAGTCCTGGTGGGTTACAACGCCTTGGCTGTACTCCTGTACCTGACGGCTGCCATCATCTGGCCCGTCTTCAACTTCAGAGGGAACCCCAGACCCAGTTCAGGTGACAGCCTTCACTTTTGGAACAGACGGCTGGGCGTGACCTTCCTCACCTTCTTCAACCTCATCGCCTACATTGTCGACCTGGTGTACTCCTCCAAGATGGTCTTCGTGACCAGTACGGCCTAA